In the Eremothecium cymbalariae DBVPG#7215 chromosome 7, complete sequence genome, one interval contains:
- the PET9 gene encoding ADP/ATP carrier protein PET9 (similar to Ashbya gossypii AER184W), which yields MGSDSQSNFAVNFLMGGVSAAVSKTVAAPIERVKLLIQNQDEMLKQGTLDKRYDSIAECFRRTAKNEGIVSFWRGNTANVIRYFPTQALNFAFKDKIKSLFGRSKEDGYAAWFASNLASGGAAGGLSLMFVYSLDYARTRLAADSKSAKKGGERQFNGLVDVYKKTLSTDGIAGLYRGFLPSVFGIVVYRGLYFGLYDSLKPLLLTGSLDGSFAASFILGWLVTTAASTASYPLDTVRRRMMMTSGQAVKYDGAFDAFRRIVAAEGVPSLFKGCGANILRAVAGAGAISLYDRLQFVMFGKKF from the coding sequence ATGGGCAGTGATTCACAATCTAATTTTGCTGTGAACTTTTTGATGGGCGGTGTTTCCGCGGCGGTTTCCAAGACGGTGGCGGCGCCTATTGAGAGAgtgaagttgttgattcAGAACCAGGATGAGATGCTCAAGCAGGGGACTTTGGACAAGCGGTACGACAGTATTGCGGAGTGTTTCCGTAGAACGGCCAAGAACGAGGGTATTGTTTCGTTCTGGAGGGGTAACACGGCCAATGTGATTCGTTACTTTCCTACTCAGGCTTTGAACTTTGCTTTCAAGGACAAGATCAAGTCTTTGTTTGGTCGTTCCAAGGAGGATGGGTACGCCGCGTGGTTTGCCAGTAACTTGGCTTCGGGTGGTGCTGCTGGTGGTTTGTCGTTGATGTTTGTGTACTCTTTGGACTATGCGAGAACGCGTTTGGCTGCGGACTCCAAGTCTGCCAAGAAGGGTGGCGAGCGTCAGTTCAATGGGTTGGTTGATGTTTACAAGAAGACTTTGAGCACCGATGGTATTGCTGGTTTGTACAGAGGTTTCTTGCCTTCTGTGTTTGGTATTGTTGTGTACAGAGGTTTGTACTTTGGTTTGTACGACTCGTTGAAGCCTTTGTTGTTGACTGGTTCTTTGGACGGTTCTTTTGCTGCCTCTTTCATTTTGGGTTGGTTGGTCACTACTGCTGCTTCCACCGCGTCCTACCCATTGGACACTGTTAGAAGgagaatgatgatgacttCCGGCCAGGCCGTCAAGTACGATGGTGCCTTTGACGCCTTCAGAAGAATTGTTGCCGCTGAGGGTGTCCCATCCTTGTTCAAGGGTTGTGGTGCGAACATCTTGAGAGCTGTTGCAGGTGCTGGTGCTATCTCTTTGTACGACCGGTTGCAGTTCGTCATGTTTGGTAAGAAGTTTTAA
- the SHE1 gene encoding She1p (similar to Ashbya gossypii AER185C): MQEGSQKMSPTELSQQQQQQQQQILQQQNLDEKQQLIDNIGVSRRLGNSVLNELDHRATNLLANLTSSTVSTVSTASTLTDPEQEQDNETQKNHASRFESVHGELIQNMDSIDTHYAVKRNRQGLNVPATPKRYSIQDAMTAVPLTRETDRGELLYNKRARDAMGNIVERLTTSPVTDITRRIRRLRMNMSTPREHHRERERQRRRSSIIRQSLTGGSDKENLLPRKKGFANLYGELRAVSSSAITSSIQGPGGPAFAKPTITSRQKTVNPLLRSQHDAASIFPQIRKKASPLAASSSSSSLSFQHHRQSSPIPTPKQQFTVFTHRSPVTGSSSSSSVPTSSKFRPQLTINTSQHSPISPQPFVTNNDSDKTKPKVVASKSVFDRLYHQPTTATQQKSCTIRKSKTQGDLHYISKQNDQDDGTGNTFATPTSAATATSASGTNSYHHPTGIPRSRSITDLKARPKASPRLCNEQAQAVICRWAVAVDLTEEDRRGDNWADALCIIQGLKKQTYIAAS; this comes from the coding sequence ATGCAAGAGGGATCACAGAAGATGTCTCCCACGGAATTgtcgcagcagcagcagcagcagcagcagcaaattCTGCAACAGCAGAATTTAGACGAAAAACAACAGCTCATAGACAATATTGGTGTGTCTCGGCGCCTGGGGAACTCTGTGCTCAACGAGTTGGATCATCGTGCGACGAATTTGCTTGCAAATTTGACTTCGTCTACGGTATCTACGGTATCTACGGCATCAACTCTAACTGATCCTGAACAGGAGCAAGATAACGAGACCCAAAAAAACCATGCATCGAGGTTCGAGTCTGTGCATGGGGAACTGATCCAGAATATGGATTCGATAGATACCCACTATGCTGTGAAACGCAATCGCCAGGGTCTAAACGTACCGGCCACACCAAAGCGTTACTCGATTCAAGACGCCATGACTGCCGTTCCTTTGACAAGAGAAACGGACCGGGGTGAGTTACTTTACAACAAGAGGGCTCGAGATGCGATGGGCAATATTGTGGAAAGGCTTACTACTAGCCCAGTCACAGATATAACGCGGAGGATACGAAGGTTGCGTATGAACATGAGTACCCCAAGAGAGCATCATCGCGAACGCGAAAGGCAGCGCCGGAGATCGTCCATCATCCGTCAGTCTTTGACTGGTGGCAGCGACAAAGAAAACCTCTTACCTAGAAAGAAGGGTTTTGCAAATCTCTATGGAGAATTAAGAGCTGTGTCAAGTTCTGCAATCACGTCCAGCATCCAAGGCCCAGGTGGCCCTGCTTTTGCAAAGCCCACGATTACTTCGAGACAGAAGACAGTTAATCCACTACTCAGAAGCCAGCACGATGCAGCAAGTATCTTCCCCCAAATTCGAAAGAAAGCTTCACCTTTAGcagcatcttcatcttcatcttctttgtCCTTCCAGCATCATCGTCAGTCTTCACCGATACCCACGCCCAAGCAGCAATTTACGGTGTTCACCCATCGGTCACCAGTTACAGgttcttcatcctcttctaGCGTGCCAACGTCGTCCAAATTTCGGCCACAGTTGACGATAAATACCAGTCAACACTCCCCAATTAGTCCTCAACCGTTTGTGACCAACAATGACTCcgataaaacaaaaccaaaggTAGTTGCATCGAAAAGCGTCTTTGACAGACTCTACCATCAGCCGACCACGGCAACTCAGCAAAAGTCTTGTACGATTCGCAAATCCAAGACACAGGGTGATCTACACTACATCAGCAAGCAAAACGATCAGGATGACGGCACTGGCAATACGTTTGCAACTCCTACTAGTGCAGCAACTGCAACCAGCGCGAGCGGCACCAACAGCTACCACCACCCTACTGGCATACCACGTTCCCGATCAATCACTGACTTGAAAGCCAGGCCAAAGGCCTCCCCCCGTCTTTGCAACGAACAAGCACAGGCGGTGATTTGTCGGTGGGCAGTGGCAGTGGATCTAACAGAAGAAGACCGTCGTGGAGATAACTGGGCGGACGCACTATGCATCATTCAAGGCCTCAAGAAACAGACATACATTGCAGCATCTTAA
- the HEK2 gene encoding Hek2p (similar to Ashbya gossypii AER186C), producing the protein MTDTSATAAAAAAATSELPSSPGEVVGGVSGVPAAVGGATSSVAKDGSLGSASQLSTYVTQKVLLSLKEAARIIGPGGNTINNIRTANGVKIGISPKEKSCSDRLLEVTGSITSVANSLADLVKVLTDDATEEDCGESEQEQHVFKHLNFILPPPSLDEIEDPEKLKQIGNLRLIVTNSQVSSIIGTQGTKIKKLIETHSVKLVVSKTFLPDSQDRILEIQGFPNSIANCIKDINKTLINDEVLDTKEKRYYPHSKHSKDIHVTATVGIPAEFVGALLGHGGNRIANLRKYTRTKITVAQDPNQNNEREFTITGNDQKSVKLAQTMILKNLETEKERRLEKQ; encoded by the coding sequence ATGACTGATACCAGtgctactgctgctgctgctgctgctgcgacTTCTGAGTTGCCCTCTTCGCCAGGTGAGGTTGTTGGTGGTGTGAGTGGGGTTCCAGCGGCTGTGGGGGGTGCCACGTCGAGTGTGGCGAAGGATGGTTCTCTGGGTTCTGCGTCCCAGCTGTCGACATATGTTACGCAAAAAGTGTTGTTGTCGCTAAAAGAGGCGGCCAGGATCATTGGGCCGGGGGGGAACACGATAAATAATATTCGTACTGCGAATGGTGTGAAAATCGGGATTTCTCCGAAGGAGAAGTCGTGTTCCGATCGTTTGTTGGAGGTTACTGGGAGTATTACTTCGGTGGCCAATTCGTTGGCGGATCTGGTTAAGGTTTTGACGGATGATGCTACCGAGGAGGATTGTGGGGAGTCGGAGCAAGAGCAGCATGTGTTCAAGCATCTCAACTTTATACTCCCCCCGCCCTCTCTCGATGAGATCGAAGATCCGGAGAAGCTAAAGCAAATCGGCAATCTTAGATTGATTGTGACGAATAGCCAAGTGTCGTCGATCATTGGTACTCAAGGTACGAAGatcaagaagttgattGAGACGCATTCTGTGAAACTGGTGGTGTCCAAGACGTTTCTTCCCGACTCGCAAGATAGGATCTTAGAAATCCAGGGGTTCCCAAACTCAATTGCCAATTGTATCAAagatatcaacaaaacGCTAATCAATGATGAAGTTTTGGACACCAAGGAGAAAAGATACTATCCTCACTCGAAACACTCAAAAGATATCCATGTCACGGCCACCGTTGGTATACCAGCTGAATTTGTAGGTGCGTTGCTAGGCCACGGCGGCAATCGTATTGCAAACTTAAGGAAGTACACGAGAACGAAGATCACGGTGGCGCAAGACccaaatcaaaacaatGAAAGGGAGTTTACAATTACTGGCAACGACCAAAAGTCGGTCAAATTAGCTCAAAcaatgatattgaaaaacttggaaactgaaaaagaaaggcGCTTAGAAAAGCAGTGA
- a CDS encoding uncharacterized protein (no homolog in Ashbya gossypii), with the protein MDLFSRHFGCQRCRCESITKARVTCMLPDAVTRPATRLPAQPSSTKARCSPSFQYGSGMLHASLEPVEAPRSLPRSRNRRPDRWTKHNSTGCGVALEDGLKWPTSTNKNTCDALGIAALPPTADGVADSLLVLAHRQAARRGCPAERCGGAAEDG; encoded by the coding sequence ATGGATTTGTTTTCTCGCCATTTTGGCTGTCAGCGTTGTCGCTGCGAGAGCATCACCAAAGCCCGGGTAACATGCATGCTCCCCGATGCGGTTACCCGGCCGGCCACCCGGCTCCCAGCCCAACCCAGCTCAACCAAAGCTAGGTGTAGTCCAAGTTTTCAATACGGTTCTGGAATGCTGCATGCTAGTCTAGAACCGGTGGAGGCACCCAGATCTCTGCCCCGCAGCCGTAATCGTCGCCCAGATCGTTGGACAAAGCACAACAGCACCGGCTGTGGTGTGGCCCTCGAGGACGGCCTCAAGTGGCCCACATCTACGAACAAGAACACTTGCGATGCGCTGGGCATCGCAGCGCTGCCGCCAACGGCGGACGGGGTGGCAGACAGCCTGCTGGTGCTGGCACACCGGCAAGCTGCACGGCGAGGCTGCCCGGCGGAGAGGTGCGGAGGGGCAGCAGAAGACGGGTAA
- the RIB1 gene encoding GTP cyclohydrolase II (similar to Ashbya gossypii ADL296C), with amino-acid sequence MTNSSLPEVVCIARARIPTVQGPDIFLHLYKNEVDDKEHLAIVFGEDIRSRSLFRLRANDTHQDRMIRGAYIGRLWPGRVNSDKDEKSGLELSFDSSGNLEVDGTTTWTGDRQTLVRIHSECYTGETAWSARCDCGEQFDRAGRLISAAQDGNIQGGDGHGVIVYLRQEGRGIGLSEKLKAYNLQDLGADTVQANLLLKHPADARDFSLGRAILVDLGIEQVRLLTNNPDKVEQVNFPPYLQCVERVPMIPLSWTHQGQGIHSNEIDNYLRVKVERMGHLLQKPLNLHTSDPTPNAIRSHTHAL; translated from the coding sequence ATGACCAATAGTTCGTTGCCGGAAGTTGTTTGCATCGCCAGGGCTCGGATACCTACAGTGCAGGGGCCGGATATATTTCTTCACTTGTACAAGAATGAGGTTGACGACAAGGAGCATTTGGCAATAGTGTTCGGAGAAGACATCAGGTCGAGATCGCTCTTCCGCTTACGGGCTAACGACACCCATCAGGACCGTATGATACGCGGCGCTTATATTGGCCGGCTGTGGCCCGGGAGGGTCAACTCGGACAAGGATGAAAAGTCGGGCCTGGAGCTTTCCTTTGATTCCTCGGGCAACCTAGAGGTGGATGGGACCACGACCTGGACCGGCGATCGCCAGACACTCGTGCGCATTCATTCGGAATGTTACACCGGCGAAACGGCCTGGAGTGCTCGTTGCGATTGTGGTGAGCAGTTCGATCGCGCGGGGAGACTCATATCTGCTGCCCAGGACGGGAACATTCAGGGCGGCGATGGCCATGGCGTCATTGTCTACTTGCGTCAAGAGGGCAGAGGCATCGGCCTAAGCGAAAAATTAAAAGCGTACAACCTACAGGACTTGGGTGCAGATACTGTGCAGGCAAACTTGCTTTTAAAACACCCCGCCGATGCCCGTGACTTCTCCTTGGGCAGGGCTATCCTAGTAGACTTGGGCATCGAACAAGTTCGCTTGTTGACCAACAACCCGGATAAGGTCGAACAAGTCAACTTCCCCCCATACCTACAATGCGTGGAACGTGTCCCAATGATCCCGTTGTCGTGGACCCACCAAGGCCAAGGAATCCACTCCAACGAGATCGATAACTACTTGAGAGTCAAAGTTGAAAGAATGGGCCACTTGCTCCAGAAGCCTCTCAACCTACACACCTCCGACCCGACACCCAATGCCATCCGCTCGCATACCCATGCATTGTAG
- a CDS encoding uncharacterized protein (similar to Ashbya gossypii ADL297W) gives MQSLYKLSNQSQFHSTESNGSTGSFLTSAPLELTTVKGYNEFLKTKRATMTSTLFSDDKSTGYVVRDGEVLATITGEARDYLLKLFGSS, from the coding sequence ATGCAGTCATTATACAAGTTGAGTAATCAATCGCAGTTCCACTCCACGGAGTCGAACGGGTCGACAGGGTCATTTTTAACGAGTGCACCACTGGAACTAACGACGGTTAAAGGGTATAATGAGTTTCTAAAGACGAAGCGGGCAACGATGACTTCTACGTTGTTTAGCGATGACAAGAGCACTGGGTATGTTGTGCGGGACGGGGAGGTGCTTGCTACGATCACGGGGGAGGCCCGTgattatttgttgaagctGTTTGGATCTTCATGA
- the STU1 gene encoding Stu1p (similar to Ashbya gossypii ADL298C) produces MEEAKIHSLEKIVNEGVSGIEKLQILMAFKTHVKKELVDENAIEDYFDVLVKFLSGGEEDYKLRQLGHSSLCYLIKRVAMQQPGKFQAKRINELVRAVLLQGLSQERKVWMSAMKSLEAIYLCKPLVFETELCQICLEMRCNERTKCLLFMDELIQQQQANNRDPMELVNRFLDLWIRIMNEEEEDGGAEAGGAGNTRDVELIHELLKKYHDEVSLEQIATRVTNPRSLGLFQPAGHARPSSAETVSSLVSVPFEADEELTRLMEELPPNIVNLSMADSKDYLSFEHVSRDLEQITVCFQALKETEFNWKQRQEGIITIRRIVNGNVPRQFPDEFIQTCKDLNITDCISKAALSLRTTLSSHSCHLMKELALKLGARLDPLVDSLFIPLRSLLSATKKIASQTAFATAVIILSNAPYHNRLFQQCLSLSRDKNVSPRNFAAVFLRVYIIRFHKRLEHSVLIIEEWLHKGLSDPQTQVRETMRVTFWYWYSANPLSAKKVLDSLPHQMKRAIEHAIPAHLNIDYQMAPAESSNESSRRSSLGARRFPSYAAPTQSSNLQKFAANALAGINARSICDSSKHLTSYSSLSLAKKSFSTTRHDSVSPRIVSNSSNNNMMMMADEHIDLTDELTTNHSNTLVKKYLNDDPVALKKNEQESIGELESMYSHISSDLLQERQQGLQFLQNLLLMKTPLDSNRLQPFLIQLSIQSPKSFKKLTIIPSFHSLIPLINLVELCAINEVATSTILDEFPAAELIRTVITSFQTFFPDNNDQLFLFYVKYRSVIFNYCFEILIDIIDNGFRFSDDDSLFHDTCVHVFQACGNDFNMDKYYSLISILYNFSKSQFIELLREAPVSSKFKIANELQRRDPTFNLHAIISRESTAEASNGGINTDNEGSMDSEYGIQNTQNLLEMTMVNHIERDSGENVIEAGKASVVQNGHRNHLASHPLPPPAILEENNRYDDETGRLIGDTNIALAKNGGGNKLQSTLGAGEKLFEDLEDEHGFTSVGGLKGLTEMTKVVSVYQTFDKEGDLEMAEEEKFKDPVDQENHVTGLDDIFKDDKHEPTVKFNDIPRIIDINRNWDRQDVDSLVDTSGNITNNGLDENHTNGSHGGVAEMVEKEMDKSPKLPLNEEDSKLLSDGITEMEIRKQNDDPFVKLPKTNEDLTVKGDHSFISSKAYIDILSIFPPGSLSAFELELLNGMDFSDMDVEHIEEAINTIQNSKPKIADISCLVGALFHYNSSAFITWLTKYQGLRRIWEMITAFMNTGESTSQLYKCIILCAALIVADTQLHADVLSNLDIDNVWSILTLEMSKLSSYDNTFYVSCCEFRDLIIEHYSKGYLQNLLENCIKDLSSCNERIKTTFILQSIDNAISHMDTILSLDVLRSLSGFLQKFVSSSFTEWRYHSVKLLSQIYLILLSRHTPRGFIKSMLNILQPHEYELVKSFHTIDHD; encoded by the coding sequence ATGGAGGAAGCTAAGATACATAGTTTGGAAAAGATTGTGAATGAGGGGGTGTCAGGGATTGAAAAGTTACAAATCTTGATGGCGTTCAAGACGCATGTTAAGAAGGAGTTGGTAGATGAGAATGCAATAGAAGATTATTTTGATGTATTAGTTAAATTTCTCTCAGGGGGCGAGGAGGATTACAAGTTACGGCAGCTAGGTCATTCATCGTTGTGTTATTTGATTAAGCGGGTTGCGATGCAGCAGCCGGGTAAGTTTCAGGCGAAAAGAATCAATGAGTTAGTGCGTGCGGTGTTGTTGCAGGGGTTATCGCAGGAGAGAAAGGTGTGGATGAGTGCGATGAAGAGTTTGGAGGCGATATATCTGTGTAAGCCACTTGTTTTTGAGACGGAGTTGTGTCAGATCTGCTTGGAGATGAGGTGTAATGAGAGGACTAAATGTCTTTTGTTTATGGATGAGTTAAtacagcaacagcaggCCAACAATCGGGATCCCATGGAGTTAGTAAATCGGTTTTTGGATCTGTGGATACGAATTATGAacgaggaagaagaagatgggGGAGCCGAGGCGGGTGGCGCAGGGAACACGCGAGATGTTGAGTTGATACACGAGCTACTTAAAAAGTACCACGACGAGGTGTCGTTAGAGCAGATAGCCACACGAGTGACGAATCCAAGGTCTTTGGGGTTGTTTCAGCCCGCGGGACATGCGCGGCCGTCGTCCGCGGAGACGGTGAGTTCGCTGGTGAGCGTTCCCTTTGAGGCCGATGAGGAGTTAACGCGCTTGATGGAGGAGTTACCGCCCAACATTGTGAATCTATCGATGGCCGATTCTAAGGACTACCTGTCGTTCGAGCATGTCTCGCGTGATTTGGAGCAGATAACGGTTTGTTTTCAAGCACTGAAGGAGACGGAGTTTAACTGGAAACAGCGGCAAGAAGGTATTATCACAATCCGAAGGATTGTGAACGGGAATGTGCCCCGACAGTTCCCGGATGAGTTCATCCAAACATGTAAAGACCTAAATATCACAGACTGTATCTCAAAGGCAGCGTTATCACTCAGAACTACTCTTTCGTCTCACTCTTGTCATTTAATGAAGGAATTAGCACTTAAATTGGGTGCACGGTTAGATCCTTTAGTTGACTCTTTATTTATTCCATTGCGCTCTTTGTTGTCAGCAACGAAAAAGATTGCATCGCAGACTGCGTTCGCTACTGCTGTCATTATTCTGAGCAATGCCCCATACCACAATAGACTATTCCAACAGTGCCTGTCTCTTTCACGCGACAAAAACGTATCGCCCAGAAATTTTGCTGCTGTATTCCTCAGGGTATACATTATCAGATTTCATAAACGGCTAGAGCACTCTGTCCTGATTATTGAGGAATGGTTACATAAAGGTTTGTCCGACCCACAGACACAGGTGCGCGAAACTATGCGAGTCACGTTTTGGTACTGGTACTCGGCTAACCCACTTAGCGCTAAAAAGGTGTTGGATTCCCTACCCCACCAGATGAAACGAGCCATTGAACATGCAATACCAGCCCATTTGAACATCGACTACCAAATGGCGCCGGCTGAAAGTTCCAACGAATCTTCGAGGAGATCTAGTCTTGGTGCACGGCGGTTTCCAAGCTATGCGGCTCCGACACAATCCTCCaatcttcaaaagtttgCGGCTAACGCGTTGGCCGGTATTAACGCAAGATCCATCTGTGATAGTAGCAAGCACTTAACGtcatattcttctttatcaCTGGCCAAAAAATCGTTTTCTACAACACGCCATGACTCGGTATCCCCTAGAATTGTTTCAAACAgttctaataataatatgatgatgatggcGGATGAGCATATCGATTTAACTGATGAGCTTACAACTAATCACTCCAATACTCTTGtaaaaaagtatttgaaTGATGATCCTGTGGCTCTCAAGAAAAACGAACAAGAATCAATAGGGGAATTAGAAAGCATGTACTCCCATATTTCGTCCGATTTACTACAGGAAAGGCAACAGGGCTTACAGTTTCTACAAAATTtgttattaatgaaaacaCCACTCGACTCGAATAGATTACAACCATTCTTGATCCAATTATCCATCCAATCTCCTAAaagctttaaaaaattgaCGATTattccttcttttcattcattaattcctttaattAATTTAGTGGAACTCTGTGCCATAAACGAAGTTGCAACCTCCACTATATTGGACGAATTTCCAGCTGCTGAATTGATAAGAACAGTAATCACATCctttcaaacttttttCCCTGATAATAACGACCAGTTGTTCCTATTCTACGTGAAATATAGATCGGTGATTTTCAACTACTGCTTTGAAATATTGATTGATATCATTGACAATGGTTTCCGATTCTCAGATGATGACTCTTTATTCCATGATACGTGTGTTCATGTATTTCAAGCTTGTGGAAACGACTTCAATATggataaatattattctttgaTATCCATTCTTTATAATTTCAGTAAATCGCAATTTATTGAACTTCTTCGCGAGGCACCTGTTTCGAGTAAATTTAAAATCGCAAATGAGCTACAGAGACGCGATCCAACGTTTAATTTACATGCCATAATATCTAGAGAATCGACTGCAGAAGCTTCTAATGGTGGCATTAACACGGACAATGAAGGAAGTATGGATTCAGAATACGGGATTCAGAACACTCAAAACTTGTTAGAGATGACTATGGTCAATCATATTGAGCGAGATAGTGGTGAAAACGTAATTGAAGCCGGTAAAGCCAGCGTTGTTCAAAATGGTCACCGTAATCACTTAGCATCACATCCATTACCACCACCAGCGATACTAGAGGAGAATAATAGGTACGATGATGAAACTGGAAGACTAATTGGAGATACTAATATCGCTCTTGCCAAAAATGGAGGAGGAAATAAACTCCAATCTACCCTTGGTGCTGGTGAAAAactttttgaagatttggaagatgagCATGGATTTACCAGTGTTGGAGGCTTAAAAGGGTTGACTGAGATGACAAAAGTTGTTAGTGTTTATCAAACTTTCGACAAAGAAGGTGATCTTGAAAtggcagaagaagaaaaattcaaagatCCGGTGGATCAAGAAAATCACGTCACAGGTTTGGATGATATATTCAAGGATGACAAACACGAACCAACTGTCAAATTTAACGATATTCCTCGAATAATCGATATTAATAGGAACTGGGATAGACAAGATGTAGATTCGCTTGTCGATACTAGCGGTAATATTACTAATAACGGGTTAGATGAAAACCATACCAATGGTAGTCATGGCGGTGTAGCTGAAATGGTAGAAAAGGAGATGGACAAATCTCCAAAGTTACCCCTAAACGAGGAGGATTCAAAGCTTCTATCTGATGGAATTACCGAAATGGAGATCAGAAAACAGAATGATGATCCATTTGTAAAGCTTCCAAAGACTAATGAAGACTTGACAGTTAAGGGAGATCACAGTTTCATCTCTTCTAAAgcatatattgatatacTTTCTATCTTCCCTCCAGGCTCGCTATCAGCTTTCGAATTGGAACTTTTGAACGGGATGGATTTTTCAGATATGGATGTAGAGCACATTGAAGAGGCTATTAACACTATCCAAAATAGCAAACCTAAAATTGCAGATATATCCTGTCTTGTTGGCGCACTATTTCATTACAACTCAAGTGCATTTATAACCTGGTTGACCAAATATCAAGGTCTAAGGAGAATCTGGGAAATGATAACAGCATTTATGAACACCGGTGAAAGCACTTCGCAACTCTACAAATGTATCATACTATGTGCAGCATTGATCGTTGCCGATACTCAACTTCATGCTGATGTGTTGTCGAATTTAGATATAGATAACGTGTGGTCCATATTAACGTTGGAGATGTCGAAACTATCCAGCTACGACAATACATTCTACGTGTCTTGCTGTGAATTCAGAGACCTCATTATTGAACACTACTCTAAAGGCTACCTTCAAAACTTGCTAGAAAACTGCATCAAAGACCTCAGTTCTTGTAACGAACGCATCAAAACAACATTCATCCTACAATCAATCGATAATGCCATCTCTCATATGGATACGATTTTGTCGTTAGACGTCCTGAGAAGTTTGTCCGGTTTCCTACAAAAGTTTGTCTCTAGCAGCTTCACCGAATGGAGATACCATTCTGTCAAGCTTCTATCACAGATATACCTGATTCTACTCTCGAGACACACACCAAGAGGATTCATTAAGTCTATGTTAAACATATTACAGCCTCATGAGTATGAACTGGTGAAGTCGTTCCACACGATAGACCACGATTAA